Proteins encoded within one genomic window of Edaphobacter lichenicola:
- a CDS encoding efflux RND transporter periplasmic adaptor subunit: protein MPAESHEQHPIVGPDHQLPAPLPPSPGSKLVRVVVWIVLLLIFAVGFYLVLRHHDDSSTSAAPKRGAGGGAVALTTATAQKGNIGVYLEAIGTVTPVYTASITSQVTGPVVAVRFKEGQTVRKGDPLIEIDPRPFEATLMQAQGVLERDQATLAQATMDLNRYRDAWSRNAIPKQTLDDQEKIVLQDAGTVKNDEGIVKFDQIQVGYCHIRAPIAGRVGLRLVDPGNVVQASGTTTLAVITQIQPITVIFTVPEDNLGQIQPRLRQQAKLPVEAFDRAALKQIATGTLLTLDNQIDTTTGTVKARASFENKDSSLFPNEFVNARLLVNTLQGATLIPTSAIQHNGAASFVYVLQNDTAHMRSVKPGVIEGETTQVTGINPGDVVANSSFDKLQDKTKVSVSNKPISAAATAGSSAP from the coding sequence TTGCCAGCCGAATCGCACGAACAGCACCCCATCGTGGGGCCGGATCATCAACTGCCGGCTCCTCTTCCGCCCTCGCCCGGAAGTAAGCTCGTTCGGGTTGTTGTGTGGATCGTTTTGCTGCTGATCTTTGCTGTTGGCTTCTATCTGGTGTTGCGGCATCACGACGATTCGAGCACGAGCGCAGCTCCCAAGCGCGGAGCCGGTGGCGGGGCTGTGGCGCTGACGACTGCGACGGCGCAGAAGGGCAATATCGGTGTGTACCTGGAGGCGATTGGGACGGTGACGCCGGTTTATACGGCTTCGATTACGAGCCAGGTGACGGGGCCGGTGGTCGCGGTGCGCTTCAAGGAGGGGCAGACTGTGCGGAAGGGCGATCCGTTGATTGAGATCGATCCGCGGCCGTTTGAGGCGACGCTGATGCAGGCTCAGGGTGTGCTGGAGCGGGATCAGGCGACACTGGCGCAGGCGACGATGGATCTGAATCGGTATCGCGATGCGTGGTCGAGGAATGCGATTCCGAAGCAGACGCTGGACGATCAGGAGAAGATTGTGCTGCAGGACGCGGGCACGGTGAAGAACGACGAAGGGATCGTGAAGTTCGATCAGATTCAGGTGGGGTACTGCCATATCAGAGCGCCGATTGCGGGAAGGGTTGGTTTGCGACTGGTCGATCCGGGGAACGTGGTGCAGGCCTCGGGGACGACGACGCTTGCGGTGATTACGCAGATACAGCCGATCACGGTGATCTTTACGGTGCCGGAGGATAATCTGGGGCAGATTCAGCCGCGACTTCGTCAGCAGGCGAAGTTGCCTGTCGAGGCGTTTGACCGCGCGGCGTTGAAGCAGATTGCGACGGGGACGTTGTTGACGCTGGATAACCAGATTGACACGACGACGGGAACGGTGAAGGCGAGGGCGTCGTTCGAGAACAAGGATTCGTCGCTGTTTCCGAATGAGTTTGTGAATGCGCGGCTGCTGGTGAATACGCTGCAGGGAGCGACGCTGATTCCGACATCCGCGATTCAGCATAACGGCGCGGCTTCGTTTGTTTATGTTCTGCAGAACGATACGGCGCATATGCGATCGGTGAAGCCGGGGGTGATCGAGGGTGAGACGACGCAGGTGACCGGGATCAATCCCGGAGATGTGGTTGCCAACAGCAGCTTCGACAAGTTGCAGGACAAGACGAAGGTTAGCGTTTCGAATAAGCCGATTTCTGCCGCAGCAACTGCTGGGAGTAGCGCTCCTTGA
- the rpmB gene encoding 50S ribosomal protein L28: MAQKCDLCGKGPQFGNNISHAHNTTRRRWNVNLQPVKAQVNGGSKRMRVCTSCIKTGKVVKG, translated from the coding sequence ATGGCACAAAAATGTGATCTTTGCGGCAAAGGCCCGCAGTTCGGCAACAACATCTCTCACGCCCACAACACCACCCGTCGTCGTTGGAACGTGAACCTCCAGCCCGTCAAGGCCCAGGTCAACGGCGGCAGCAAGCGCATGCGCGTCTGCACCAGCTGCATCAAGACCGGCAAAGTCGTCAAGGGCTAA
- the msrB gene encoding peptide-methionine (R)-S-oxide reductase MsrB, translating into MAEATKVQKVHKTEAEWRELLTPEQFHVMREGGTERAFTGALVNNHEDGVYHCGACNAPLFTSDKKFESGSGWPSFWNPVSPDAIVSIEDNSLGMRRVEVQCATCGAHLGHVFPDGPKPSGLRYCINSASLGFEKQ; encoded by the coding sequence ATGGCCGAAGCGACAAAGGTACAGAAGGTTCATAAGACGGAGGCGGAGTGGCGCGAGCTGCTGACTCCGGAGCAGTTTCATGTGATGCGCGAGGGCGGGACGGAGCGGGCGTTTACCGGGGCGCTGGTGAATAACCATGAGGACGGGGTGTATCACTGCGGGGCTTGCAATGCGCCTTTGTTTACCTCGGATAAAAAGTTCGAGTCGGGGAGCGGGTGGCCGAGCTTCTGGAACCCGGTTTCGCCGGATGCGATTGTTTCGATCGAGGATAATTCGCTTGGGATGAGGCGGGTGGAGGTGCAGTGTGCAACCTGTGGGGCTCACCTGGGGCATGTGTTCCCGGATGGGCCGAAGCCCTCGGGGTTGCGGTACTGCATCAATAGCGCTTCGCTGGGGTTTGAGAAGCAGTGA
- a CDS encoding RidA family protein: MSDQGKTAVSTKEAPAAIGPYSQAVRVGDTLFGSGQVGLDPATGQLVAGGITEQTVRALENVKAVLAQAGLDLSHVVKTTVFLKSMGDFAAMNEVYAKYLAPEGVVAPARSTVAVAGLPKDALVEIEVIAKGAA, from the coding sequence ATGAGCGATCAGGGGAAGACTGCAGTTTCTACGAAAGAGGCTCCGGCGGCGATTGGGCCGTACTCGCAGGCGGTGCGGGTGGGCGATACGTTGTTTGGGTCGGGGCAGGTTGGGCTGGATCCGGCTACGGGGCAGTTGGTTGCCGGGGGGATTACGGAGCAGACGGTTCGGGCGCTGGAGAATGTGAAGGCGGTGCTGGCGCAGGCTGGGCTGGATCTGAGCCATGTGGTGAAGACGACTGTGTTTCTGAAGTCGATGGGCGACTTTGCGGCGATGAACGAGGTGTATGCGAAGTACCTGGCGCCTGAGGGGGTGGTTGCGCCGGCGCGGTCTACGGTGGCGGTGGCCGGACTGCCGAAGGATGCGCTGGTGGAGATTGAAGTGATCGCCAAGGGAGCGGCTTGA
- a CDS encoding trypsin-like serine peptidase, whose protein sequence is MSAKSRVARKQTTSKPPLSADQILRLDNIYKHKPSPKELHSLKSSNTYTIPDAGSKFNLEKAIRQIRTKDGTVSWQVEGDVKIIRGKPIEKFHLLRPGEANEAPTLPLPPPGEGKRNSPTLPVPPPFRPEWADQIYHPKMVTRMPRPTMRRKNGDRVTPLYIWGQDARQPFFPSGYPLQCIGKLLIYTDPYSFVPSEFGTGALVGPDIVLTAAHCVPWNSNPAMIQFIPAYFEGVSTLGSNVSSYVVDASTYVDNLSNPAPAFDYAVLRLQDRLGDSLGYFGAKSYDTGWNDGNYWTLVGYPGDVAGAEQPSSQSGISFHDDDEDSNDHGDALELETENGDANHGDSGGPMFAFWDDGPYIVAVLVAEEEEYFFWPFTTELNNVASAGPAMIQLIQWARNTWG, encoded by the coding sequence ATGAGCGCAAAGAGCAGAGTTGCTCGAAAGCAAACCACGTCCAAGCCGCCGTTGAGCGCAGATCAAATTCTCCGGCTCGACAATATTTACAAACACAAGCCATCGCCCAAGGAACTTCATTCCCTGAAGAGTTCCAACACCTACACGATTCCCGATGCAGGAAGCAAGTTCAACCTGGAGAAGGCGATTCGCCAGATCCGCACGAAGGACGGGACGGTGTCCTGGCAGGTTGAGGGCGATGTGAAGATCATTCGCGGGAAGCCCATTGAGAAGTTTCATCTTCTGCGTCCGGGCGAGGCCAACGAAGCGCCGACGCTACCGCTGCCTCCACCTGGCGAGGGGAAGCGCAACAGCCCGACTCTGCCTGTGCCTCCGCCATTCCGCCCTGAATGGGCCGACCAGATCTATCACCCGAAGATGGTGACGCGGATGCCGCGACCGACGATGCGGCGCAAGAACGGCGATCGTGTGACGCCGCTGTACATCTGGGGTCAGGATGCGCGGCAGCCGTTTTTCCCGTCTGGATACCCTTTGCAGTGCATCGGGAAGCTGCTGATCTATACCGATCCGTACAGCTTCGTGCCCTCGGAGTTTGGCACGGGGGCGCTGGTGGGGCCGGATATCGTGTTGACGGCGGCGCACTGCGTGCCGTGGAACTCGAACCCTGCCATGATCCAGTTCATTCCTGCCTACTTTGAGGGGGTTTCCACGCTGGGCTCCAACGTCTCATCTTATGTCGTGGACGCCTCAACCTACGTCGATAACCTGTCGAACCCTGCGCCTGCCTTCGATTATGCCGTGCTCCGTCTGCAGGATCGTCTCGGGGACAGTCTGGGCTACTTTGGAGCGAAGTCCTATGACACGGGCTGGAACGATGGGAACTACTGGACTCTTGTCGGGTACCCAGGCGACGTGGCCGGCGCAGAGCAGCCGTCCTCTCAAAGCGGAATCAGCTTCCACGATGATGATGAGGACAGCAACGATCACGGAGACGCGCTCGAACTGGAGACCGAGAATGGCGATGCAAACCACGGAGACTCCGGGGGGCCGATGTTCGCGTTCTGGGACGACGGACCTTACATTGTCGCCGTGCTGGTTGCCGAGGAAGAGGAGTATTTCTTCTGGCCCTTCACCACAGAGCTCAACAACGTTGCTTCGGCTGGGCCGGCGATGATCCAGCTGATTCAATGGGCGAGGAATACCTGGGGATAG
- a CDS encoding YidB family protein, with the protein MIQSLAGQTGAAAGTDQAKVAGGFIEALTQHPEGIQGVLDAFKNNGMAEHVNNWGAGQATTATPEQVQQGLSGTGLIESTAAKAGVSPQIVQVALATVLPMVIQHFAPNGQATPTSSMGSMAQSLLSKFV; encoded by the coding sequence ATGATTCAATCACTCGCTGGTCAGACCGGAGCCGCAGCCGGCACCGATCAGGCCAAAGTTGCAGGTGGCTTTATTGAAGCGCTCACCCAGCACCCCGAAGGAATTCAGGGCGTTCTCGACGCCTTCAAGAACAACGGAATGGCCGAGCACGTCAACAATTGGGGCGCAGGTCAGGCCACAACAGCCACTCCCGAACAAGTGCAGCAGGGCCTCAGCGGAACCGGCCTCATCGAGTCGACCGCAGCGAAAGCCGGCGTCTCGCCTCAGATCGTCCAGGTAGCCCTCGCCACCGTCCTGCCTATGGTCATCCAGCACTTCGCTCCCAACGGGCAGGCTACCCCGACCAGCTCGATGGGCAGCATGGCGCAGAGTCTTCTCAGCAAATTCGTCTAG
- a CDS encoding LysM peptidoglycan-binding domain-containing protein, whose protein sequence is MADLNALKQKYAGVIESLQKFAPYGATLDAVDLDGEQLHIKGTVPSRVILERVWDNIKKADPTYSDLHHEIANTGGDTQAYTIKSGDTLGAISQLFYATASKYPQIAQANNIADPNKINVGTTLQLPVIT, encoded by the coding sequence ATGGCAGATCTCAACGCTTTGAAACAGAAGTACGCCGGTGTCATTGAATCCCTGCAGAAGTTCGCCCCCTACGGAGCCACCCTCGACGCAGTCGACCTCGACGGCGAGCAGCTCCACATCAAAGGTACCGTTCCCTCCAGAGTCATCCTCGAGCGCGTCTGGGACAACATCAAAAAAGCCGACCCCACCTACTCCGACCTCCACCACGAGATCGCCAACACCGGCGGCGACACCCAGGCCTACACCATCAAATCCGGCGACACCCTCGGCGCCATCAGCCAGCTCTTCTACGCCACCGCCAGCAAATATCCTCAGATCGCCCAGGCCAACAACATCGCCGACCCCAACAAGATCAACGTCGGCACCACCCTTCAACTCCCCGTCATCACCTAG
- a CDS encoding CPBP family intramembrane glutamic endopeptidase translates to MEKESSFATRTLSIIGFGLLAFAITILAGGIWSALLVTNLRSSPAVPWSVPVMTLLLWLMWSYLGGKGWPRSTSDARRHYLRANRRSARTYLWSFAAGVLSVVALAGYWIVLFRLVKMPPNALPDMSSYPRMTVALMILMGSLVAPFMEEAGFRGYFQVALEREVRGWVAVTVSSLVFAFAHFAHGILWPKLLVYFLVGVGFGTTAYLTNSTLPAILPHMIGDLTFFTLVWPHDVARRLVRDGGTDNWFWIHVMQAIVFTVLAVWAFQRLAAEVRPARGHPVNEDLFAGTPVRGDHFVMGIPLRLAAPVGREEDDSDQREGHAKL, encoded by the coding sequence ATGGAGAAAGAGAGTTCTTTTGCTACTCGCACTTTAAGCATCATCGGCTTTGGTCTATTGGCATTTGCTATCACCATTCTCGCCGGCGGTATCTGGAGTGCCCTGCTCGTCACCAATCTTCGGAGCAGCCCTGCGGTTCCCTGGTCCGTTCCCGTGATGACCCTTCTGCTGTGGCTGATGTGGAGCTATCTGGGTGGAAAGGGATGGCCACGGAGCACATCCGATGCGCGACGCCACTACTTGCGGGCCAACAGAAGATCTGCTCGGACCTACCTGTGGTCATTCGCTGCTGGTGTTCTATCTGTGGTTGCGTTGGCTGGATACTGGATCGTGCTGTTCCGATTGGTCAAGATGCCACCCAACGCACTCCCAGATATGTCGAGTTATCCCCGCATGACTGTAGCCCTCATGATTCTGATGGGGTCCCTGGTTGCGCCATTCATGGAGGAGGCTGGGTTTCGCGGATATTTTCAGGTCGCGCTCGAACGGGAAGTTCGCGGTTGGGTCGCGGTCACCGTCTCCTCCCTCGTGTTTGCCTTCGCGCACTTCGCTCATGGCATCTTGTGGCCAAAGCTTCTGGTGTACTTTCTTGTGGGCGTTGGGTTTGGCACGACGGCGTATCTCACCAACTCTACGCTTCCGGCCATTCTGCCTCACATGATCGGCGACCTGACATTTTTTACCTTGGTGTGGCCGCATGACGTAGCGCGACGACTGGTCCGGGACGGTGGAACTGACAATTGGTTTTGGATACACGTGATGCAGGCGATCGTATTTACGGTGCTGGCAGTTTGGGCCTTTCAGCGGCTGGCTGCGGAAGTGCGCCCTGCGCGTGGCCACCCCGTAAACGAAGACCTGTTTGCGGGGACCCCGGTTCGCGGCGATCACTTCGTGATGGGTATACCCCTTCGGTTGGCCGCTCCCGTTGGTCGCGAGGAAGATGATTCCGACCAACGGGAGGGCCACGCGAAGCTCTAA
- a CDS encoding bifunctional diguanylate cyclase/phosphodiesterase encodes MGIGSLNETVEDRGSSLWRLTTVALVLVCLGYAALLLNIRSWDNGGVTILWPSNGLLLGVLLCSRRRQWAAYLVVGFAVDLGLNLALTFAPWTSVYLAGCNMLEVGIAAALMYRTISPNPDLTQRRQLMSLLLFGVVLAPAIASALAQLSISNLHAVPRFTAARHWFVADALGIAVMTPLYLSFRQREQFPGRSRLEVAGLLTLLVVAALGVFWQTRFPLLFLLLPVLLLLGARLRLAGSALGLLIVSIIGGYLTIRGQGPIALVHSGSSMTGDLLLQFFVAVSMLVLYVVEVVIAERERLQVNLKSSETLFRLLAEASNDVIVLSDLSGARRYISPAVTTVLGWEPGELVGHTHLQIVHPDDLAAVEALMRACREGGPVEALIYRCARKDGSYVWMEASMRLYHDETTWEPIGFVNVVRDVTARKTAEEELNRAFRLVENLAMADGLTGVANRRRFEEKMDNEWRRAMRDRSPLSVLMIDVDHFKPYNDLYGHVMGDSCLRQVAVAAQEVIHRSSDLFARYGGEEFVAVLPNTDSSGAQLVAEQIRRTVEMLGLPHSGSPSGVVTVSIGCATKTLGYDSASTVLVDEADQALYQAKSAGRNRVEVAAASTISS; translated from the coding sequence ATGGGTATTGGTTCTCTCAATGAGACAGTAGAGGATCGTGGATCGTCTCTGTGGCGACTGACGACGGTCGCGCTGGTGCTGGTGTGCCTGGGCTATGCCGCGTTGCTGCTGAATATCCGGAGCTGGGACAACGGCGGGGTCACGATCCTGTGGCCTTCAAACGGTCTGCTGCTGGGGGTCCTCTTGTGCTCGAGGCGCCGACAGTGGGCGGCTTATCTGGTTGTAGGCTTTGCGGTCGATCTTGGGCTCAACCTGGCGTTGACGTTTGCACCGTGGACCTCGGTTTATCTTGCCGGCTGCAACATGCTGGAGGTCGGCATTGCGGCTGCGCTGATGTACCGGACGATCTCGCCCAATCCAGACCTTACCCAACGCAGGCAGTTGATGAGCCTGCTGCTGTTTGGTGTTGTCTTAGCGCCGGCGATCGCCTCGGCGCTGGCTCAGTTGAGCATCTCGAACCTTCATGCGGTGCCGAGATTTACCGCGGCCAGACACTGGTTTGTGGCGGATGCTCTTGGGATCGCGGTGATGACGCCGTTGTATCTGTCGTTCCGGCAGAGGGAGCAGTTTCCCGGCCGATCCCGGCTTGAGGTTGCTGGACTGTTGACGCTGCTGGTCGTTGCTGCTTTGGGAGTCTTCTGGCAGACGCGGTTTCCACTTCTGTTCCTGCTCTTGCCTGTGCTGCTGCTGCTTGGCGCTCGTCTGCGCCTGGCAGGCTCTGCGCTTGGGCTGTTGATTGTGTCGATCATCGGCGGATATCTGACGATTCGGGGACAGGGTCCGATCGCACTGGTGCACTCCGGCTCTTCGATGACAGGCGATCTGCTGCTGCAGTTCTTCGTGGCAGTCTCGATGCTGGTGCTTTATGTCGTTGAGGTTGTGATCGCCGAGCGCGAGAGGCTGCAGGTCAACCTGAAGTCCAGCGAGACGCTGTTTCGTCTTTTGGCTGAGGCTTCGAACGATGTGATTGTTCTCTCCGATTTATCTGGCGCGCGGCGGTATATTTCGCCGGCTGTGACCACCGTGCTGGGGTGGGAGCCCGGAGAACTGGTTGGTCACACTCACCTTCAGATCGTTCATCCGGACGATCTTGCTGCGGTGGAGGCCTTGATGCGGGCTTGCCGTGAGGGGGGGCCGGTCGAGGCGTTGATCTATCGGTGCGCCAGAAAGGATGGAAGCTATGTCTGGATGGAGGCGAGCATGCGGCTCTATCACGACGAGACGACGTGGGAGCCTATTGGTTTCGTCAACGTGGTGCGGGATGTGACTGCTCGCAAGACGGCTGAGGAGGAGCTGAACCGTGCCTTCCGGCTGGTGGAGAATCTTGCGATGGCTGATGGCCTCACCGGCGTAGCCAACCGGCGGCGGTTCGAGGAGAAGATGGACAACGAGTGGCGGAGAGCGATGCGCGATCGCTCTCCGCTTTCGGTGTTGATGATTGATGTCGATCACTTTAAGCCTTACAACGACCTTTATGGGCATGTGATGGGCGATAGCTGCCTGCGCCAGGTTGCCGTGGCGGCGCAGGAGGTGATTCACCGCTCGTCGGACCTGTTCGCCCGGTATGGGGGCGAGGAGTTTGTGGCGGTACTGCCGAACACCGACAGCAGCGGCGCGCAGCTGGTGGCCGAACAGATTCGACGGACGGTGGAGATGCTTGGCCTGCCGCACTCGGGCAGTCCCAGCGGGGTGGTGACGGTGAGTATCGGCTGTGCGACCAAGACGCTGGGGTATGACTCAGCTTCGACGGTGCTGGTGGATGAGGCGGACCAGGCGCTCTACCAAGCAAAGTCCGCGGGCAGAAATCGGGTTGAGGTGGCTGCGGCTTCGACGATCTCTAGTTAG
- a CDS encoding VWA domain-containing protein has protein sequence MRTLHPVLLLCAALPAIAQTAPPTDNQSYTLKAQSNVVLVPTTVQTKHGEMIYELKPEQFVVEDNGVPQAVHVDQDTDSLGLSLVVVVQCSRAAGYEYPKLSGLGSMIDGIAGDAPREVAIVTYGSAPLLLGKFSNSVDAMARALAQLEPCDDPEASTLDAVAYATKLLEARQNHYRHAILLISETRDHGSTAKPAEVVAALGRTNTVVDSVAFGPGKTEVMSDLKYGGGSGPIGLLVMAVNALKKNAAHELAALSGGEYINFTTQRGFDEGLHQLSNHVHNYYLLSFQPHAEANGEPASGMHRIRVKIPDYPEARIRFRESYFAGELDAAAANTN, from the coding sequence ATGCGGACTCTCCACCCCGTCCTCCTGCTCTGCGCCGCACTCCCAGCCATTGCCCAGACCGCGCCGCCGACGGACAACCAGAGCTACACCCTCAAAGCCCAGTCCAATGTGGTCCTGGTCCCAACCACCGTCCAGACCAAACACGGCGAGATGATCTACGAGCTCAAGCCGGAGCAGTTTGTCGTTGAAGACAATGGAGTTCCCCAGGCAGTTCACGTCGATCAAGACACGGACTCCCTCGGCCTGTCGCTCGTCGTCGTCGTCCAATGCAGCCGCGCCGCAGGCTACGAGTACCCCAAGCTAAGCGGCCTCGGCTCCATGATCGATGGCATCGCCGGCGACGCCCCGCGCGAGGTCGCCATCGTCACCTACGGCTCCGCGCCGCTGCTGCTCGGCAAGTTCTCGAACAGCGTCGACGCCATGGCCCGCGCGCTTGCGCAGCTCGAGCCCTGCGACGATCCCGAAGCCTCAACGCTCGACGCCGTTGCCTACGCGACGAAGCTGTTAGAGGCTCGCCAGAACCACTATCGCCACGCAATTCTGCTGATCAGCGAGACCCGCGACCACGGCAGCACAGCCAAGCCGGCCGAGGTGGTTGCTGCGCTTGGGAGAACCAATACCGTCGTCGACTCCGTGGCGTTTGGGCCAGGAAAGACGGAGGTTATGAGCGATCTGAAGTACGGCGGCGGCAGCGGGCCGATCGGTCTTCTGGTGATGGCGGTGAACGCCCTGAAGAAGAATGCGGCGCATGAGCTAGCTGCGCTCTCCGGCGGCGAGTATATCAACTTCACCACGCAGCGAGGCTTCGATGAAGGTCTGCATCAGCTCTCGAATCACGTCCATAACTACTATTTATTGAGCTTTCAGCCGCATGCCGAGGCGAACGGCGAGCCTGCGTCGGGAATGCACAGGATACGGGTCAAGATCCCCGATTATCCTGAGGCACGAATCCGCTTTCGCGAGAGCTACTTTGCCGGCGAGCTGGATGCCGCCGCGGCAAACACGAACTGA
- a CDS encoding prolyl oligopeptidase family serine peptidase — protein sequence MTTSSAVASPSLETNSALTYPTARKVEQTDAYFGTSVNDPYRWMEDVDSAELKTWVDAENELTQSYLAEVPSREAMQKRLMELINFERYTAPARRGARYFYSHNSGLQNQNVLYWQQGLEGEPKVLLDPNTFSADGTVAISGLSITDDGSLAAYSIADAGSDWMKWHVRDVTTGKDLPDIVEWSKFSGAAWLKDGSGFFYEGYDAPEAEALKAANYFHKVFFHRLGTPQSEDKLIFDRPDDKELNLGAQVTDDGRYLVLYQSKGTNPNNEIAIKDLEQPESAILRLIDTADATYAPINNDGTLFWLLTTLDAPNGKVISIDLNHPEREHWKTVIPESKNKLSDISIIDNTFIANYLADAQSLIELRSLDGQLFERLKLPAIGTAYGFGGLREDTETFYQFTNFTTPGTIYRLDMKTRQSTVYRQPKLLFDPVLYETTQIFYNSKDGTRVPMFISHKKGLVLDGSAPTLLYAYGGFNVPLMPEFSSAHVMWMEMGGVYAQPSLRGGGEYGEAWHEAGTRLKKQNVFDDFIAAAEWLVANRYTSAAKLAISGGSNGGLLVAACELQRPDLFGAVIAQVGVMDMLRFDKFTIGWAWKEEYGSPSENAEEFAAIYKYSPLHNIRQGVAYPATLITTGDHDDRVYPAHSFKYTAALQAAQGGTNPILIRVETRAGHGAGMPLSKRIEATVDQYAFLVRELNR from the coding sequence ATGACTACAAGCTCTGCTGTTGCTTCACCCTCCCTTGAAACGAATTCAGCTCTCACCTATCCCACTGCCCGCAAGGTGGAGCAGACGGACGCTTACTTTGGCACTTCTGTCAACGATCCCTACCGGTGGATGGAGGATGTTGACTCCGCGGAGTTGAAGACCTGGGTGGACGCCGAGAACGAACTGACACAGAGCTATCTTGCGGAGGTTCCCTCTCGCGAGGCGATGCAGAAGCGGCTGATGGAGCTGATCAACTTCGAGCGATACACCGCTCCTGCGCGACGCGGCGCGCGATACTTCTACTCGCACAACAGCGGGTTGCAGAATCAGAACGTCCTCTACTGGCAGCAGGGGTTGGAGGGTGAACCCAAGGTACTGCTTGATCCGAACACCTTCTCGGCCGATGGCACGGTTGCGATCAGCGGCCTCAGCATCACCGACGATGGATCGCTGGCGGCTTACTCGATTGCGGACGCAGGCAGCGACTGGATGAAGTGGCATGTCCGCGATGTCACGACCGGCAAGGATCTGCCCGATATTGTCGAGTGGTCGAAGTTCAGCGGGGCCGCGTGGCTCAAGGACGGCAGCGGCTTCTTCTACGAGGGCTACGACGCGCCAGAGGCCGAGGCGTTGAAGGCGGCGAACTACTTTCACAAGGTGTTCTTTCACAGGCTCGGCACGCCGCAGAGCGAAGACAAGCTGATCTTCGACCGTCCCGACGATAAGGAGTTGAACCTCGGGGCACAGGTGACCGACGACGGGCGATACCTGGTGCTCTATCAATCCAAGGGCACAAATCCGAACAACGAGATCGCCATTAAGGATCTCGAACAGCCTGAGTCGGCGATTCTGCGGCTGATCGATACCGCGGACGCGACCTACGCCCCGATCAACAACGATGGCACTCTCTTCTGGCTGCTCACCACGCTCGATGCCCCCAACGGCAAGGTTATCTCCATCGACCTGAATCATCCTGAGCGCGAACACTGGAAGACGGTGATTCCCGAGAGCAAGAACAAGCTGAGCGATATCTCGATCATCGACAATACGTTCATCGCGAACTATCTCGCCGACGCGCAGAGCCTGATCGAACTTCGCAGTCTCGACGGGCAGTTGTTCGAGCGACTGAAGCTGCCGGCGATTGGCACGGCGTACGGCTTCGGCGGACTGCGCGAGGACACTGAGACCTTCTACCAGTTCACCAACTTTACGACGCCGGGTACGATCTACCGGCTCGATATGAAGACGCGCCAATCAACCGTCTATCGACAGCCGAAGCTGTTGTTCGATCCGGTGCTCTATGAGACGACGCAGATCTTCTACAACAGCAAGGACGGCACGCGTGTGCCGATGTTTATCAGCCACAAGAAGGGCCTTGTGCTCGACGGGAGTGCGCCGACGCTGCTGTACGCGTATGGCGGATTCAATGTGCCGCTGATGCCGGAGTTCTCTTCCGCGCATGTGATGTGGATGGAGATGGGCGGGGTCTACGCGCAGCCCAGCCTGCGCGGCGGTGGCGAGTATGGCGAGGCGTGGCACGAGGCGGGAACGCGGCTGAAGAAGCAGAACGTCTTCGACGACTTCATTGCCGCAGCGGAGTGGCTCGTCGCGAACAGGTACACCTCGGCGGCGAAGCTGGCCATCTCCGGCGGAAGCAACGGCGGATTGCTGGTTGCCGCATGCGAGTTGCAGCGGCCGGATCTGTTCGGCGCCGTGATCGCGCAGGTTGGCGTGATGGATATGTTGCGCTTCGACAAGTTCACGATTGGCTGGGCGTGGAAGGAGGAGTATGGATCTCCTTCAGAGAACGCGGAGGAGTTTGCTGCGATCTACAAGTACTCTCCGCTGCACAATATCCGGCAGGGCGTGGCTTATCCGGCGACACTGATCACCACTGGCGATCATGATGATCGTGTTTACCCGGCGCACAGCTTCAAGTACACGGCGGCCTTACAGGCCGCACAAGGCGGCACGAATCCGATCCTGATCCGTGTAGAGACACGGGCGGGACATGGGGCTGGAATGCCGCTCAGCAAGAGGATTGAGGCGACGGTGGATCAGTATGCCTTTCTGGTGCGGGAGCTGAACCGGTAG